In Pseudomonas poae, a single genomic region encodes these proteins:
- a CDS encoding TonB-dependent siderophore receptor gives MPTRIPFAVPFRPTLLALCCSLSLAAQAATPVTPQDANNSQDGNTLELGATNINADAPAPSALPPAYAGGQVARGGQLGVLGNQDIMDVPFSMSSYTEKLIRDQQAETVGDVLLNDSSVRQASGYANQSQAFVIRGLPLNGDDISLNGLYGILPRQLMSTDALERVEVFKGPNAFINGVTPGGSGIGGGVNLQPKRADDLPLRRFSTDISNDGRIGEHLDIGQRFGEDNRFGARVNISQREGDTGVDDESQRSKLFSVGLDYRGDALRVSGDFVYQKQQVNGGRNSVFLGPGLTSIPKAPSADTNYAPKWATTSLEDTFGMLRGEYDLNDNWTAYVAGGAKHTNEIGRYSSTTVNDNAGNATVTGSRIAHQEDNTSLMAGLNGKFQTGAVSHKLNFGLTGIWTQARNAYDFDFTGHASNIYNPVDVAEPVKGSSTGGDMNDPGITAKTFARSAAVSDTFGFMDDRLLFTAGLRRQELVVQGYAYGTGERNANYDKSITTPVYGLVFKPWDHVSFYANRIEGLASGPTAPETAANGSQLTNHGQTYAPARSKQTEAGVKVDMGSYGATLGVYRIEQPTQGYSQLNADNSTTYVFQGNQVNKGVELNVFGEPLPGLRLLGGATVIHTEVSGTAGGANDGNRAIGVPTFQLNAGVDWDVPGLQGVSVNGRMLRTGGQYADAANNLSLPTWNRFDVGARYTFKVEQRDVTLGATVENVANTKYWESALGGYLTQGDPRVAKLSATVDF, from the coding sequence ATGCCCACCCGTATTCCATTCGCTGTGCCGTTTCGCCCGACCCTGCTCGCCCTTTGCTGCTCCCTGAGCCTCGCCGCTCAGGCCGCAACCCCAGTCACCCCGCAGGATGCGAACAACAGTCAGGACGGCAATACACTGGAATTGGGTGCCACCAACATCAACGCCGATGCCCCCGCGCCGAGCGCCCTGCCCCCTGCGTATGCCGGCGGCCAGGTGGCACGCGGTGGCCAACTGGGTGTGCTGGGCAACCAGGACATCATGGACGTGCCCTTCAGCATGTCCTCCTACACCGAGAAGTTGATCCGCGATCAACAGGCCGAAACGGTCGGTGATGTGTTGCTCAACGACTCTTCCGTGCGCCAGGCTTCGGGCTATGCCAACCAGTCGCAAGCCTTCGTGATTCGCGGGCTGCCGCTGAATGGCGACGATATTTCGCTGAATGGTTTGTACGGCATCCTGCCGCGCCAACTGATGTCCACCGACGCCCTGGAACGCGTTGAGGTGTTCAAGGGCCCCAACGCCTTTATCAACGGCGTGACCCCAGGCGGTTCAGGCATCGGCGGCGGCGTGAACCTGCAGCCCAAGCGTGCCGATGACTTGCCGCTGCGCCGTTTCAGCACCGATATCAGCAACGATGGCCGGATTGGCGAGCACCTGGATATCGGCCAGCGCTTTGGCGAAGACAACCGCTTCGGCGCGCGGGTGAATATTTCTCAGCGCGAAGGTGACACCGGCGTGGACGACGAGAGCCAGCGCTCCAAGCTGTTTTCGGTGGGCCTGGATTATCGCGGCGATGCGCTGCGGGTGTCGGGTGACTTTGTGTATCAGAAGCAGCAGGTCAACGGTGGGCGTAATTCGGTATTTCTGGGGCCCGGTTTGACCAGCATCCCCAAAGCCCCCTCGGCTGACACCAACTACGCCCCAAAATGGGCCACCACCAGCCTCGAAGACACCTTCGGCATGCTGCGGGGCGAGTACGACCTCAATGACAACTGGACTGCGTATGTTGCAGGCGGCGCCAAGCACACCAACGAGATTGGCCGGTACTCGTCGACCACTGTGAATGACAACGCAGGCAACGCGACCGTGACCGGCTCGCGTATCGCCCACCAGGAAGACAACACCAGCCTGATGGCCGGCCTCAACGGCAAGTTCCAGACCGGCGCGGTCAGCCATAAGCTGAACTTCGGCTTGACCGGCATCTGGACCCAGGCGCGCAACGCCTATGACTTCGACTTCACCGGGCACGCGAGCAACATCTACAACCCGGTGGATGTCGCTGAACCGGTCAAAGGCAGTTCCACCGGCGGCGACATGAATGACCCCGGCATCACCGCCAAGACCTTCGCCCGCAGCGCAGCAGTGTCGGACACCTTCGGCTTCATGGACGACCGCTTGCTGTTCACCGCCGGCCTGCGCCGCCAGGAACTGGTGGTGCAGGGTTACGCCTATGGCACCGGCGAACGTAACGCCAACTACGACAAGTCGATCACCACGCCGGTATACGGCCTGGTGTTCAAGCCGTGGGACCACGTGTCGTTCTACGCCAACCGCATCGAGGGCCTGGCTTCGGGGCCGACGGCGCCGGAGACGGCAGCCAATGGCAGCCAATTGACCAACCACGGCCAGACCTACGCCCCTGCCCGCTCGAAACAGACCGAGGCAGGCGTCAAGGTTGATATGGGCAGCTACGGCGCAACGCTTGGGGTGTATCGCATTGAGCAACCGACCCAGGGTTATTCCCAGTTGAATGCGGACAACAGCACGACCTATGTATTCCAGGGTAACCAGGTCAACAAGGGTGTAGAGCTCAACGTCTTCGGTGAACCGTTGCCAGGCCTGCGCCTGCTGGGCGGCGCGACGGTTATTCATACTGAAGTCAGCGGCACCGCCGGCGGCGCCAACGACGGCAACCGCGCCATTGGCGTGCCGACATTCCAGCTTAACGCCGGGGTGGATTGGGATGTGCCAGGCTTGCAAGGCGTGAGCGTCAACGGACGCATGCTGCGCACCGGTGGCCAGTACGCGGACGCGGCCAACAACCTGAGCCTGCCGACCTGGAACCGCTTCGATGTGGGTGCACGCTACACCTTCAAAGTGGAACAACGTGACGTCACCCTGGGCGCTACCGTGGAGAACGTCGCCAACACCAAGTACTGGGAATCGGCGCTTGGTGGCTATTTGACCCAGGGCGATCCACGTGTGGCCAAGCTGTCGGCGACGGTGGACTTCTGA
- a CDS encoding FecR family protein, translating into MTQPKVDATTRDAVDWLLRLEAAGADPTLHQAFDAWLRASPQHAAAWQRVGSLLQQPIADLHRVEAHSPGQLRAASNALMTPDSVSRRNVLRGGLALMLFGVSGAAVFDRVQPLGGVWADRRTATGERQTFELSDGTRVSLNARSSVDIHFNDQRRVVHLREGQVFVDVATDTRRPFVISTAQGEVQALGTQFMVSQESAGSLTSVQLHSVQVTTLGGSQRRVEAGQAAWFSESAVRPVPLSVSGRVDWRDGRIDIRDEPLGLLIDALRPYRRGVLRVSPQAAALHVYGVYPLDDAERTLQSLAQTFPLRIQHYGPLLTLIDVR; encoded by the coding sequence ATGACGCAACCCAAGGTTGACGCCACCACCCGCGACGCCGTCGATTGGCTGCTGCGCCTGGAAGCCGCCGGCGCAGACCCAACCCTGCATCAAGCCTTCGATGCCTGGTTGCGCGCCAGCCCCCAGCACGCCGCGGCCTGGCAGCGCGTGGGCAGCCTGTTGCAACAACCGATTGCCGACCTGCACCGCGTCGAAGCCCATAGCCCTGGCCAGCTGCGCGCAGCCTCCAACGCGTTGATGACGCCCGATTCCGTATCGCGCCGCAACGTGCTGCGCGGTGGGTTAGCCTTGATGCTCTTCGGCGTCAGCGGTGCCGCCGTGTTTGACCGCGTCCAGCCACTTGGCGGCGTGTGGGCCGACCGGCGTACCGCTACCGGCGAGCGTCAGACCTTCGAACTGTCCGATGGCACTCGCGTGAGCCTCAACGCCCGTAGCTCGGTGGATATCCACTTCAACGACCAACGCCGCGTCGTGCACCTGCGTGAAGGCCAGGTGTTTGTCGACGTAGCGACCGACACGCGCCGGCCCTTTGTGATCTCCACTGCCCAAGGCGAGGTGCAGGCACTGGGCACGCAGTTTATGGTCAGCCAGGAATCGGCCGGCAGCCTCACTTCGGTGCAGTTGCACAGCGTGCAAGTCACCACGTTGGGCGGCAGCCAACGGCGTGTGGAGGCGGGGCAGGCGGCGTGGTTCAGCGAAAGCGCGGTGCGCCCGGTGCCGCTCTCGGTGAGCGGACGGGTGGACTGGCGCGACGGTCGCATCGACATCCGCGACGAACCCCTTGGCCTGCTGATCGACGCACTGCGCCCGTATCGCCGTGGTGTGCTGCGCGTCAGCCCGCAGGCGGCGGCGTTGCACGTTTATGGCGTGTACCCGCTCGACGATGCCGAGCGCACCCTGCAATCGCTGGCACAAACATTCCCGCTGCGTATTCAGCACTACGGGCCTCTGTTGACGCTGATCGACGTGCGCTAG
- a CDS encoding sigma-70 family RNA polymerase sigma factor: MPLSGVPRSPHEPVGQLYGDHHRWLVSWLRGRLGCSHQAADLAQDTFIRLLLAERTQPQVAELKEPRHFLVTIAKRVMIDSFRRKALEQAYLQALAEQPQAYAISPEERLLIIETLQRLDAMLDGLGQKAKRAFLLSQLQGMPYKDIAEQLQVSVSSVTKYIAKATEHCLIFSLEL, from the coding sequence ATGCCTCTGTCTGGTGTACCCCGTTCCCCCCACGAACCTGTTGGCCAACTCTACGGTGACCACCACCGCTGGTTGGTCAGTTGGCTGCGCGGGCGGTTGGGTTGCTCCCATCAAGCTGCAGACTTGGCCCAAGATACCTTTATCCGTTTGTTGCTGGCTGAGCGCACTCAGCCTCAGGTCGCCGAGTTAAAAGAGCCCCGGCACTTTCTGGTGACGATTGCCAAGCGCGTGATGATCGACAGCTTTCGTCGCAAAGCCCTTGAGCAGGCTTACCTCCAGGCCTTGGCCGAACAGCCGCAGGCCTATGCCATTTCGCCGGAAGAGCGGTTGTTGATCATCGAAACCCTGCAGCGTCTCGACGCGATGCTCGATGGCCTTGGGCAAAAGGCCAAACGCGCTTTCTTGCTCTCACAGCTGCAGGGTATGCCCTACAAGGACATTGCCGAACAGCTACAGGTATCGGTGAGTTCGGTGACCAAATATATCGCCAAGGCTACCGAGCACTGCCTGATCTTCTCGCTGGAGCTTTGA
- a CDS encoding DUF4880 domain-containing protein, with protein sequence MAHDSQRQALSAAAHWVARLAAEPGDPALHAAWLVWRDETPLNQWAWQRVEHLRHQLQCLPGALTVNVMDAAADQSRRFGRRALLKGVVIGAGVSAIGWSGYRQAPQWMADQRTTTGERHSLQLDDGTRLSLNTASAVDIRYNAEQRLVILRAGEILVDTAPDPRPFLVRSAHGEMRALGTRFDVRQFEDFTAMSVLQHAVAVRLGREPAETVVTAGQTVTFDAQRMLSFGANEPGEGAWAQGRLVVDNWRLDRLVAELARYRPGYLGCATEIGHLPVSGAYSLDDIDLTLNALTHALPIRLTAHTRYWTTLGPRA encoded by the coding sequence GTGGCTCACGACTCACAACGCCAGGCCCTCAGCGCCGCAGCCCACTGGGTCGCGCGTTTGGCCGCCGAGCCCGGTGACCCGGCACTGCACGCGGCTTGGCTCGTCTGGCGAGATGAAACCCCGCTGAACCAGTGGGCGTGGCAGCGCGTGGAACACCTTCGGCATCAACTCCAATGCTTGCCCGGTGCATTGACCGTCAATGTGATGGACGCTGCCGCCGACCAATCCCGCCGGTTTGGGCGCCGTGCGTTGCTCAAGGGCGTGGTGATCGGTGCCGGAGTGAGTGCCATCGGTTGGTCTGGCTATCGACAGGCTCCGCAGTGGATGGCTGACCAACGCACCACCACGGGTGAGCGTCACAGCCTGCAGCTGGACGATGGCACCCGGCTGTCCCTCAACACCGCCAGCGCCGTGGATATCCGCTACAACGCCGAGCAACGGCTGGTGATCTTGCGGGCCGGAGAAATCCTGGTGGACACCGCCCCCGACCCTCGGCCCTTTCTGGTGCGCAGTGCCCATGGGGAAATGCGCGCGTTGGGCACCCGCTTTGACGTGCGCCAGTTCGAAGACTTCACCGCCATGAGCGTACTGCAACACGCTGTGGCGGTGCGCCTGGGCCGCGAGCCCGCGGAGACGGTGGTGACTGCCGGGCAGACGGTCACGTTCGACGCCCAGCGCATGCTCTCCTTTGGGGCTAACGAACCCGGTGAAGGCGCATGGGCACAGGGGCGGTTGGTTGTCGACAATTGGCGACTGGATCGTCTAGTGGCGGAATTGGCCCGCTATCGCCCGGGATACTTGGGGTGCGCCACTGAAATCGGCCACCTGCCGGTTTCGGGTGCCTATTCCCTGGACGATATCGACCTGACACTCAACGCCCTGACCCATGCGCTGCCGATACGCCTCACTGCCCACACCCGCTATTGGACGACATTGGGTCCTCGCGCCTGA
- a CDS encoding TonB-dependent siderophore receptor — MAPLMIRPCLLTLAMTLAVIGQPAAARDTTQYFDLPAASLGETLSRLSRESGRTLSVTPALLQGRRAAAVHGQLTPEQAVQQALVGSGLGLIVTENGTWSLYPLPEGSTLNLSPTNITGQLSENAWGPVDGYVATRSGTATKTDTPILEIAQTVNVVTADQIAVQGARNLTQALRYTPGVDTNGYTDRNTIADEVASRGFAPTLLYLDGAYLPYAGSLGGAPQIDPYTLERIEVLKGPASVLYGQNQPGGMINMVSKRPTTEARHQVKFGIGSYDRVNGALDFSGPIDEAKTLSYRLIALARNGNEMVDHATDSRTLLAPSLSWAPNDDTALTVYAQLQRDKSLADYQALPAIGTLYRNSQGKHIDRDIFLGDSDWNNYIRDQYVLGYDFSHAFNDNLEYRQTARYTDVNDRYKGFYLNSFVTRADGSTDDTRATRTKLDWNQHNSAYTIDNNLQFKFATGALDHTLLTGVDYRQFTRKYQGYNLYGSEIIDLYNPTNYHTLGQPTLTTKWDNTIKQTGLYAQDQIKLDRFILTVGLREDWAEVENRDLLANSTVSQKDKKLTRRIGLTYLTDFGLAPYVSYAESFFPSIGSQAPQRGASAFKPVEGEQYEAGVKYQPNDRSLLTLSVYQIKQKNVLTGDIEYPEYQLQEGEVRSRGVEFEGKTRIGQFEVIGAVAYMDSFYTKSTYGDEGNRNESQAPWTASSWVDYHFASDALAGLTVGGGARYTGKKYGNSANTFKTPSFVVYDATVSYDLGRVSPSLKGAEASLNVQNLFDREYVSACNYAFGCYYGQERTASLQVSYDW; from the coding sequence ATGGCACCCTTGATGATCCGTCCTTGCCTGCTGACGCTGGCCATGACCTTGGCCGTTATCGGCCAACCCGCAGCGGCCCGGGACACCACCCAATACTTCGACCTGCCGGCGGCTTCCCTCGGCGAGACCTTGAGCCGCCTGTCCCGCGAAAGCGGGCGCACGTTGTCGGTTACGCCGGCCTTGCTGCAAGGGCGCCGCGCGGCTGCCGTACACGGCCAACTGACACCCGAGCAGGCCGTGCAACAGGCGCTGGTGGGCAGTGGGTTGGGGTTGATCGTCACCGAGAACGGCACCTGGAGCCTGTACCCGCTGCCCGAAGGCAGCACACTGAACCTGAGCCCCACCAACATCACCGGGCAACTCAGCGAAAACGCCTGGGGCCCGGTGGACGGTTATGTCGCCACACGCAGCGGCACGGCCACCAAGACCGACACTCCGATCCTGGAAATTGCGCAGACGGTCAACGTGGTCACTGCCGACCAGATCGCCGTCCAAGGCGCGCGCAACCTCACCCAAGCGTTGCGTTACACGCCCGGTGTCGACACCAACGGCTATACCGACCGCAATACCATCGCTGATGAAGTCGCCAGCCGCGGTTTTGCCCCAACCCTCTTGTACCTCGATGGCGCCTACCTGCCATACGCCGGCAGCCTCGGCGGCGCGCCGCAGATCGACCCCTACACCCTGGAGCGCATCGAAGTGCTCAAAGGCCCGGCCTCTGTGCTGTATGGGCAAAACCAGCCGGGCGGCATGATCAATATGGTCTCCAAGCGCCCGACCACCGAAGCCCGGCACCAAGTCAAATTCGGCATTGGCAGCTATGACCGGGTTAACGGCGCACTGGACTTCAGCGGCCCTATCGACGAGGCCAAAACCCTCAGCTATCGCCTGATCGCCCTGGCGCGCAACGGCAACGAAATGGTCGACCACGCCACCGACAGCCGCACGTTGCTTGCCCCCAGCCTGAGCTGGGCACCGAATGATGACACCGCGTTGACCGTCTACGCCCAACTGCAACGCGACAAGTCCCTGGCCGACTACCAGGCGCTGCCCGCCATTGGCACGCTGTACCGCAACTCTCAGGGCAAGCACATCGACCGCGATATCTTCCTCGGCGACTCGGACTGGAATAACTACATCCGTGATCAATACGTGCTGGGCTATGACTTTTCGCACGCGTTCAACGACAACCTCGAATACCGCCAGACCGCGCGCTACACCGACGTCAACGATCGCTACAAAGGCTTCTACCTGAACAGTTTCGTCACCCGCGCCGACGGCAGCACCGACGACACCCGCGCCACCCGCACCAAACTCGACTGGAACCAGCACAACTCGGCGTACACCATCGATAACAACCTGCAGTTCAAGTTCGCCACCGGCGCCCTGGACCATACGTTGCTGACCGGCGTCGATTACCGCCAGTTCACCCGCAAGTACCAGGGCTACAACCTGTATGGCTCGGAGATAATCGACCTGTACAACCCCACCAACTACCACACCCTCGGCCAGCCCACCCTGACCACCAAGTGGGACAACACCATCAAGCAGACCGGCTTGTACGCCCAGGACCAGATCAAGCTGGACCGCTTCATCCTCACCGTCGGCCTGCGTGAGGACTGGGCCGAAGTGGAAAACCGCGACCTGCTGGCCAACAGCACGGTCAGCCAGAAAGACAAGAAGCTCACCCGGCGCATTGGCCTGACGTACCTCACCGATTTTGGCCTGGCCCCCTACGTCAGCTACGCCGAATCGTTCTTCCCGAGCATTGGCAGCCAGGCCCCACAGCGTGGCGCTTCGGCATTCAAACCGGTGGAAGGCGAGCAATACGAGGCCGGGGTGAAATACCAGCCCAATGACCGTTCGTTGCTGACCTTGTCGGTGTATCAGATCAAGCAAAAGAACGTGCTGACCGGCGACATCGAATACCCGGAATATCAATTGCAGGAAGGCGAGGTGCGCTCGCGCGGCGTCGAGTTCGAGGGCAAGACGCGGATCGGTCAGTTCGAGGTGATCGGCGCGGTGGCCTATATGGACTCGTTCTACACCAAGAGCACTTATGGCGATGAGGGTAACCGCAATGAATCACAGGCTCCCTGGACCGCAAGCAGCTGGGTCGACTACCACTTTGCCAGTGACGCCCTGGCCGGCCTGACGGTTGGCGGTGGTGCGCGCTACACCGGCAAGAAGTACGGCAACTCGGCCAACACCTTCAAGACGCCATCGTTCGTGGTGTATGACGCCACGGTCAGCTACGACCTGGGCCGTGTCAGCCCCTCGCTCAAGGGCGCCGAAGCCAGCCTGAACGTGCAGAACCTGTTTGATCGCGAGTACGTGTCGGCGTGCAACTACGCTTTCGGTTGCTACTACGGGCAGGAACGCACGGCGTCCTTGCAAGTGTCCTACGACTGGTAA
- a CDS encoding GFA family protein gives MTQQLHGSCFCKAVRYELDSLDMPISHCHCQSCRKVHAAAFVSTAGVMREHFRWTQGEALLSSYESSPGKFRHFCSRCGSHLMAERGHQPHVIVRVATLDDDPGVRPTSHIWTTHDVPWLAYADVEQWDEWKV, from the coding sequence ATGACTCAACAGCTCCATGGAAGTTGTTTTTGCAAGGCTGTGCGGTACGAGCTGGATAGCCTGGATATGCCCATCAGCCACTGCCATTGCCAAAGCTGCCGCAAGGTTCACGCTGCGGCGTTCGTCTCGACGGCGGGCGTGATGCGTGAGCACTTTCGCTGGACTCAAGGCGAGGCGCTGTTATCGTCGTATGAATCGTCGCCGGGCAAATTCAGGCATTTCTGCTCGCGCTGTGGCTCACATCTGATGGCCGAACGTGGGCATCAACCTCATGTAATCGTGCGAGTGGCGACGCTGGATGATGATCCGGGCGTCAGACCCACTTCGCACATCTGGACCACCCACGATGTGCCCTGGCTTGCCTACGCAGACGTAGAGCAATGGGACGAGTGGAAAGTGTGA